GGTGGAAGCGTGCCAAGCTTCCACAGTGTCCCATCTGCATTCTGCCGTAGCCAATAATGATACCAAGACGTAACATTTGCTTTCCTCCACGCAATCAGATCAAAGACATTCATTCCGAATGCCCACCCACATGCTTGAGGATCAAACTTGGTGCTTATGAGTGGATTCGAAAAATTAAGATACCTGTAGTAGCGATGAAATGCCTCCAGGCATGTCTCCACCGCTCCATTAACATTTCCATGCAATTCCAACGAAAGCAGCGGTGTCAATTCCTTCTGGACGACAACATCATCTTCAAGAAAAACCACCTTCTCCAACTGCGGGTAGATATCAGGGATGTAAAACCGGAGGTGATCTAGTAAAGATAAATACTTTTGGTTCCACATCTTTGGCTCAGCATCTGCATCCGACAGCTGTTTTACGATAGGAGCAAAAGAAGCATTCAGCCAAGTAAACTCCTCGATATTCTGCACTTCTATGGTCGCTCCTTTGAAGTCATTGCGGTGAAACCATGCCTGCATCGCTCCATAACTTATTCCATTCGTAACAATATGGAAGACAAGCTGTTGGGGATGATCAGCATTAGAGACAGTAGAATTGACAACTACAGATGTTGCCAGCAAATTATCAGAAAATATGCAGAAGTGATACAGATTGTTGTCGACAAGCCGAGGAGAATATACAGTCTCTTCTGCGAGTTTTTGCAGTGATGGGTTCCTAATCCAATTGACGGTGAGTTTGACATTTAGGCAATGGAGGCTTTTTGGTAATGCTTCCGCTGCCAGTTGTCCAAATACTGTGCTCTGAACTATAGCTGCATTTGCACGATCTTCAAGGGCTTGGATATGGGATTTCATTGTTATTATTGTGGTTGCTACATCATAGTGCGCATCTTGTGCCTTAAAAATTAGAGAAGATAGGCTTTTGATGATTGGCTCCGCCTCATCGAACGTGACAGGGTCTCCTCTCATTGCAGCTTTTGAGAGTAAGAGTTGGCAACTTCGTATTCTTGAGCTCAGTTCCCAAGCAAGGTGAAGGTTGTTGTGTTCCTTTGCTATGACGACATATGCCTTGGCAAGTGTCATTTGCTCTGCCAATTGCCGAGAAAGTGAGGTTGTGCTCACTAATTCTTCAGTAAAATTTGAAACCCGATGAGCTTCCCGTTGAggactttctcttctttcctgaGATGCATTGTCGAAATTTATACCTATATTGATTACAATGCCAACAGTCCAGCAACAGGAAAGCaatgggaaattttcaattcagtttTGACAGGGCATAAAAAGTGAGGAGAAGTGACCATTTTGATCCTAAGTACATCAAAATGATTATCAGCTATACTAGAAACGCCAATCTACACATTCTGGCATCGAAAGCTACGCAAAACTTAGCAGAAGAGACAACATATCTAACTCTGCCAAAGTCAACGAACCATCTCAGCAAACCACGGCAAGCATACATCTGTTACGCTCGCTCATAAATCCTCTACCTCTAAGTGCAACAATGTCAAGAAGTATGATCTAGCTAGTTTCTCAGCCACATGCCAGACAGATTAACTTCCTCATATTCCCCTGACCTTTCCTTCTCCATCTAATCCCTCTTAAAATTCTCTAGGTAGAAAGCATAGTTCAGAAGAAAAATTATCAGGACTAAAACGATCAATGCGGTCACACATGCGAGTAATTAGCTACCAGAGTTACGGTAAGAGGTTTATCTAAACGCAAGAGGAACTAATGCCAAAGGGCAGAACGTCCACAAGTTAAAAGACAAGCAATTCAACCAAGACACAGCCAATTCAAGTAACAAGGGACTGGAGATCGCAAtctgaaaatcaaattgaatccGCACGAGGCCCCGGTAGTGGCACCACCAATCAACTAAAATCAAATTGGTACTAGGGATTTCCCTTTAATTACCGTGGTCAACAAACGAAACAGAATCATCCACAGAGAACCCTGCAATTATACCTGCACAGGATTCACGCTCCGATCCTCATTTTGAATGTGCTGAACCACGAACAACAGCAACCCCGCGACCAAGAACAAGCCAAGAAGTGCCCAGACCCAACACCAATACTTCCTCCGCACCGGGCGCCGGAAATCGGCGGCCCGCCGCCTCATCTTACGGCCACTCCCCCCACGGTTTTACCACCGAATCAAGAATTCACGAGCACCCATTTCCCAGATTCGATCAAAGAAGCTGTCAAAAGGGTGTACTTTCTCGTGCACGCCACACGCGCGTCAAGAACCCATTGGTGCGGCGTGGCGCAGCGCCACCGATTCTTGAATCAAGAAaaaagacgacgacgacggcgactGACCGCGGAGCTGAGATTGGGGAGCTCGACGTGGTGCGAAATTACGTACGAGCGATTGGCGGGTGTGTAGAGAGGATCGGAAAAGAGAAGATCTTTGAAGGGAACGGACGCTTTCGAGTTGAATTGAAAGCGATGGGGGTGGGGTCGAGGGGCGTTGGGGTCAGAAAATCAGTTCCAGTGGGAGGGAAACAGCACAAAGGGCGACGGCAAAACACGAACATGTCATGTGAAACCACGTGCCGCCAAGTCACGTTGTCTTGCTTTTAAACAAGGTTTTACAGACACATCCTAGGATTAGGGAATCCCATTATCCTTTTAACAACGAAGAGGTCcttaaatttgtgatttttccaaTCATAAAAAGGAAATTGTTATCACCCCTTGTTATGGAAAGCTACTAAAATCAGATAAAAATCTGTTTTTTGAAGAAAGCTATTGAAATGGTCAAAATCACCTCTTGATCATGGAACAATCTTGGTTCGAGGTGAGTAGTTTGAAATTATGTAAGCTAGAGCATCGGGTTACTAAGATTATGGCCGATGCCCCACTTTCTACTATTCAAAAAGGCGAGCGACCTTGAACAAGAAAGGTGGCTGAGGGCTCTTTTTTCATATACAACACAAGCCATAAATAGTCTTGATAATCGAACTCTACGACTTGTTACTAAATTACCTCCTCAATCCTTGATGTGTAAATGAGGATGCAAGAGAGGTATAGTTCTCTATTAGACAATGGATTGTGTTTTGTCACAATTTTTTTGTGGATTAGATTAGACTTGAATTCTTACCTTTTTTATATATTCCTAGATAGTGGATATGagcctttgatttttttttttttttttaatttcttcttcgcTTTCTAAACCGGTGGCTCGCTTTTTCTAAGTAACGAGGAAGAGGATCCACCAAGAGCCACCTTCATTAGTATTATGACACCAAGCCCTTAACATGATAAGTAGTTATAACTCGAGTCAAAAAGATATAGACATTCAACTAATGAACTTCTCATGAAGCTCATGGGAAGGTTGACCTAGTGGATAAGGCTTGGGAGTCAttcttccctctcttcttcAATATTTCTGCTCGTGATACGGTTAACTTTTTCTGGTTGATTAGTAGATGTGTTAATGCTTAGGCTACGTATGGAACGTTTTTGTTCCTggaaaacatatttggaacataaatattttttttgtatttttgctcCTAGCTACGATTTTCGGGAATAAAAATGCGgttggcaagtacaaaaaaaatatttttttcatcaaaaggacGGATTTGCAACCGGTGGTGGCGCGATGTCAACTATGCCGACTATTTCGAAGATGGTGGGCGGTGGGGGCTTGCACGggctcgccctcgagttgtttctaaaaagtgttctaaaacctagaaataagttttctttgtttctttttttggcttcaaaagtgtttcttttttttacaaggaacacttttggaacattttttaacCACACGCATTTCTATTCACTTCCGGAACACTTTCGAAACAGAAATACTTTtcagggagtgttaccatacaagCCCTTAATTACCTATTTCATATAAAAACTTACCTACAACATATAAATAAGTTGAAAAGCATTGTTCTCCACGGAAAGTTGCTAATCAACTTAATGCTGTTTTGTAACTATTAGGTGTCATTAGGAACTTCTTTGTAAAATATCAAATATATCGACTAgtttttgttagtttttttcaCAATGGACTAATTCCCTGgcaaaatcttcaactttatgTACAACTCCAATTCTATCATAAAAAGTTTttcgtctaaaaaaaaaaaatctccaactttctCTCTAATCCCAAATCCACCTATGCATCCAAGAATTGCCATTGATTTCTTTAAGATTATCAACATTATAAGACTTAGGGAGTGTTTGTTTGtgggaaagtatttttttgaaattagttTTTCGGATTTTCACTCATTTGGTTCATCGGAAAATGATTCAGTCaaaggaaaacactttccgatcAATGAAAAGTTTATGTGCAAAATCGGGAAAGTGAATTTCCCAATCTTaaaaggtgaaaacactttttgaaATTGCTCATCTTTAATTTTGATATTGTActttaatgttttaatattattttatgttctttttttcctttcttttcttttcttcctccattgccGACGTTCGGATGGACCACGGTCTAGCCTCAAAGGCCGTCGGAAGAAGAAGTCACATAAGGATGAAACCCTCACCCAAGGCCGTCGAATTTGGTGACCTTGAGGCTCACCGGTGGCCTCGACCTGACCAGGTGGCCTCGAGGAACGTCGGTGGCCTCGGGTAGATCTAATgaacctcgagctcacccatgGCCGCCGACATTGCAGAAGGAAAAGGGATGGAGGCAGGAGGAAGAAGGATGATGAAGTTGCAGAaggcaaaaggaagaagaagaaaaaaagaaaaaagaagagtaaaaatatagaatataatttaaaaattcgattttttgttGCCTAAAATAAAGTCATGAaagtgaaatcattttccaagtgaaaatcaaacacaaagaaaactttttccatcacatatcaccaaacaaaggaaaacaaattgttttcttggaaaatgatttcccgaaaaatcatttttcgaaaaacattttaagtgaaacaaatgcaccctgaGATTGTTAATGAAGATGCATGCCCTAATAAAGAATCTCTTACTAACCTCaatattgataattttgaagaaactagtAAAGATTTTTGGATGTGTGGACAAGTCGAGACTAGAGTAAaagttggacttttttttttcttaataaaagTAGTTCGAGGAAAAATTGGGATTGAACCTAAAATGAAGGAGTTTGTAGGAAACTGGTGCTTTCATGGTGGTATTAGAGTTagttttttgaggaaaaaaaattaatgaatttcataagtaaataaaaaaaattcctaccAACCTCTCATTACCGAGTCATCCACATTATTAGTGACTTTGTCATAATAACTCAAAAGTAAGTATCGATGTATCATGTGATCATATTAGATGACTTTCACAATGTTGAAGTACTTTTTTGTATCGCAAAAATAGGCATAGATTTATCCAATGTTAGTAAATCCCTCGCATGATAAGTACATTATCATCAATTGCTTTTCACAATaaatgggaaaattttcaatcaaggacctaaaatatcatcatttttcaaaagaatggtTACAATGTATTTTGTTTTACTAAGGGCTTGAATAACCAAAATAACATTAAATAAATGTATGAAGTAGACATTGTTATTTTAATTAAGGATTTGACCTCGCTAGCTAGTTAAATATTGCGGCATGTCAAATGAATTTTCGTCTaaagataattttaattttaaattatttatttatttcatttttctcattttttgctaTGTTGCAGCCTACAAGGGGCTGCGGCCATCGCCCAGTGACCCTCTTCGGACATCCCGGTGGCCGATCATCGCCATTGTAGACTAGCCAGGTTGGCCTTATTAAaagtattaacaaaaaaatataagaaaaaaatagaaaaaaattcatacaaaaTAAAGGACGTAAATGCCCATGACTAGTTGAAAGATTTGGCCAGCCAGCTATGTTAGAACATTCTTTGAGACTAATGTGAtgacttcaagcttttatttttgaaagGGTTAATTcaacgaaaaaccctaaattggtataaaagtgacaaatttacccaaaactattttttttccaatgagaAAATCCCAAACGGATACGTTTGTGATAACTTTTCACAAAAATGGTATAttagtgataaatttactctttgttagctttcgttaaatttaaccgtcaaattaCTAAGTGAGATGGCTCGTGGCTGTTTATGGGTATACCACTTTAAGGTTTTCATCCTctgtttatcacaagtgtatcaattcgGGACTTTTCGTgctattaacccaatttaacgaaggataaatttgtcacaaatgtaccaatttgggattttttgtggcgaaaaaattagtttgcggtaaatttattacgggtgtaacggtttagggtttttgattgtcaaaaaaatagtttggggtaaatttatcacaagtgtaccggttgggagtttttcgtgattaaaaaaatagtttgaggtaaatttattacaaacgtaccaatttgaggttttttgtgatactaACCCTATATGAAATAATGTCCATTTTGAACTCACTCTTGAGAAAATAGTGacacttcatacccttatttagaatttttcttaataaatgaaacttaaatatatatatgtaattatGTTTTTGTGGATTGCTATGAGAATCTAACATTTACTATAAAAGGAAGGTGTGTGAACGAATATGTATGGATATTTGTATAGAGTCTTTTAACATTTGCTAGCTCgtactattatttattattattttttggattgttgcttttggtgtatAACAAGTTTTTTGCTATTTATCAATGTATTATTTTGatgcaaaaaaaacaaaaataggtTGTGGATCTATGATTGAGATTGTATCATCCCTAATAGAACTGTCAAGAAGGCATTTCCGTTTAATCTAACGGCCTAGTACATTGAATGATGTGAGGGCCAACTCCTTAgccttttcaaaaaaaatgagaatttaattattttgtcgTACGGACGAATCAAGTCTGGAGGATCATTTTAGTCAAATCCGATTTCTTGGGCACTTTTTGTAAGTAATTGAAGAATGTGTCTTGCTGATCTCACTTATAAACGTGTTCAGAccctaaattaaaattttttttcataacgAAACTTAAGTATTCTTATTTTAATAAAGTTTTGTCGATTGCAATGAGGATATAACATTTACATATTAAGTGGCTTGTGAGtttataatttgaaaaagatttaaGGTGTTCGACATTAGATAAAAGTCAAATCGATTCAATAGATCAGGCTTTCTATTGAGTCGAGAACTCAATTTTTAACCGTACGAATTGACAAATATGGAGGATCGCATGCGTCAATATGATGTCCTACCACTAAAATCTTTTTTAGTAATTGAAGAATGTCTAAGCGTCTATGTATAACTAATGGTTCCGTATTTTTTTCTACACAAACAATACATTGATTTTAAAAAACCGAATCGGTGGCATATTAAATGGTTCGTGAGTTTATAATTTGCAAAAGAGTTAAGGTGTTCAAACATTAGTAAAGTCGGCATCTTACTAGATGTTGGGCTCGAGACTCGTGGTGGTAGGCTCTGAAAGCTAGCCCCTCCATGCGTAATACGTGTCCTACCTAAAATCTTGTTTGAGCTAAGCTCATGTCAATATGGTTgcattttctctaaaaaaacaattcattgaaaaagaaaattcattagcTTATTTCCCTTCTAGCTAAAATATATGACTAATCATGTCTTTGTCTTTGCTTGGCAAAAGACAATGCATACATAGACATTGTAAAGCAAGATGATAGTACAAAGATTATGTTTGGACTTGGCCTCTCTCACCCTAAAAGGCGGctcaaatgatgaaaattttctttatacTTATAAATCGACCCCAACTCCTCGAGTCCGTATGTGTGGGTCCAAATTTGTTGCTAACCCGATCTCCGATACTAGTATTGGGTGTTTTTGGACATCTTTCACCCCAAAAACTATTTTAAAGGATGAAGGCTTTCATTCATATTTATAAACCAACCACCAATCTATTGCACAATCGATGTAAGATAACTCCAACAAATTTAAGGgagaaatatatattatttggaAAACATATGTAAGTCTATGTGAATTCATTAACAATTGCAACGAACCCCATGGCTTATTCTAATTCGAATAGATTATAAACGATTCGGGGCGAgtacttatttatttatattaaaGTCAAGCTAAAAGCCAAAAATTCTTGTGACGCTTGGTGGTGATCAAGTACCCACCAAGACTCTTACTCTTCCTCCTCACACCGACGGTCATGCAATTAGCATTCTCAATGCAGTACTCCACCACTCCTCCACAGCGGAGCCGCCTCCGGGACCACCGCCTCGTCAGCCACCACATCATCGACTGCTTCCTCTGGCCGATCGCCAGCAACGACACCTCCCGCCGCTTGGCCTCTTCCACTATGATTGGACCCTTGTTATTTCTCCCTTCTCTTATGACCACCTCCACTtgtacctaaaaaaaaaggacggaTAAGAAAATGGATGAATAATGATCTTGAGATTGAAGACGTTCAAGGCCCAAAAAGCAGATGGATCAAAGGAGGAGGATCCACCGACC
The genomic region above belongs to Rhodamnia argentea isolate NSW1041297 chromosome 6, ASM2092103v1, whole genome shotgun sequence and contains:
- the LOC115743141 gene encoding hexosyltransferase GAUT11-like, whose translation is MRRRAADFRRPVRRKYWCWVWALLGLFLVAGLLLFVVQHIQNEDRSVNPVQERRESPQREAHRVSNFTEELVSTTSLSRQLAEQMTLAKAYVVIAKEHNNLHLAWELSSRIRSCQLLLSKAAMRGDPVTFDEAEPIIKSLSSLIFKAQDAHYDVATTIITMKSHIQALEDRANAAIVQSTVFGQLAAEALPKSLHCLNVKLTVNWIRNPSLQKLAEETVYSPRLVDNNLYHFCIFSDNLLATSVVVNSTVSNADHPQQLVFHIVTNGISYGAMQAWFHRNDFKGATIEVQNIEEFTWLNASFAPIVKQLSDADAEPKMWNQKYLSLLDHLRFYIPDIYPQLEKVVFLEDDVVVQKELTPLLSLELHGNVNGAVETCLEAFHRYYRYLNFSNPLISTKFDPQACGWAFGMNVFDLIAWRKANVTSWYHYWLRQNADGTLWKLGTLPPGLLAFYGLTEPLDRRWHVLGLGYDMNIDSRLIESAAVIHFNGNMKPWLKLGVGKYKLLWERYVNTSHPFLQDCVTA